The following are encoded together in the Saccharospirillaceae bacterium genome:
- a CDS encoding DEAD/DEAH box helicase, whose amino-acid sequence MFADIEFNPRLMLGLEKLKIIEPTDVQSKVLPLAMAGKDVQVCAETGSGKTLTYLLPIMQKMLEQDAPNSSTRALILVPTRELAKQVFKTCKVFTDLTRLEVGSLTGGEEFKFQASILRKNPEIIVATPGRLVDHLKRNTAELGDLEFLVLDEADRMLDMGFAEDMNLIVGRCKSERQTLMLSATLRHEGVGRIAKAMLIDPQEVTTSSIQDRHSYIVQQRILADDNAHKDRLVTWLLSNETFDKAIIFVNKRDEVERLFEFLRRHRDDLASLHGDMTQDERNYVMQSLRQGKRSVLVATDVAARGLDVEGMDLVINYDLARKGDEYIHRIGRTGRAGRAGLAISLIAPNEWNLKAGIERYLQQNMEEREIKELKGKYRGPKNLKASGKAGGKKKLKPADRKIAAKKAKKAPSAKKASDKKRGGPRPSRPKADTKPSNLMDSEGFAPIKRKK is encoded by the coding sequence TTGTTTGCAGATATCGAATTTAACCCGCGTTTAATGCTGGGTTTGGAAAAGTTAAAAATTATTGAACCGACGGATGTTCAGAGCAAAGTGCTTCCGTTGGCCATGGCTGGCAAAGATGTTCAGGTCTGCGCTGAAACCGGCTCTGGTAAAACGCTGACATATCTGTTGCCAATCATGCAAAAGATGCTGGAGCAAGATGCGCCAAATTCTTCGACCCGTGCTTTGATTCTGGTGCCAACGCGTGAGTTGGCTAAGCAGGTTTTCAAGACCTGTAAGGTATTTACAGACTTAACTCGCCTTGAGGTGGGTTCTTTAACGGGTGGTGAGGAGTTTAAATTCCAGGCGTCTATTCTGCGCAAGAACCCGGAAATTATTGTTGCCACACCCGGCCGTTTAGTGGATCACCTGAAGCGTAATACTGCTGAACTCGGAGATCTGGAATTTTTGGTACTAGACGAAGCTGATCGTATGTTGGATATGGGCTTCGCTGAAGATATGAATCTGATCGTTGGCCGCTGTAAAAGTGAACGTCAGACCTTAATGTTGTCGGCGACCTTACGCCACGAGGGCGTAGGTCGTATCGCCAAAGCCATGTTGATTGATCCCCAGGAAGTCACAACCAGCAGTATTCAGGATCGTCACTCGTATATTGTTCAGCAGCGTATTCTTGCTGATGATAATGCGCATAAAGATCGTTTGGTTACCTGGCTGTTATCCAACGAAACATTCGATAAAGCCATCATCTTTGTCAACAAGCGTGACGAAGTAGAGCGGTTATTCGAGTTTCTGCGCCGTCATCGTGATGATCTCGCAAGCCTGCACGGTGATATGACTCAGGATGAACGTAATTATGTGATGCAATCTCTGCGTCAGGGAAAACGCAGTGTGTTGGTTGCCACTGATGTTGCTGCCCGTGGGCTGGACGTTGAGGGTATGGATCTGGTGATCAATTACGATCTGGCGCGCAAAGGTGATGAATATATTCACCGCATTGGCCGCACCGGCCGTGCAGGGCGTGCGGGTTTAGCAATCAGCCTGATCGCCCCGAATGAGTGGAATCTGAAAGCCGGTATCGAGCGATACCTTCAGCAAAATATGGAAGAGCGCGAGATAAAAGAGCTGAAAGGCAAATACCGTGGTCCGAAAAACCTGAAAGCTTCCGGCAAGGCTGGTGGAAAGAAAAAGCTGAAACCGGCTGATCGTAAAATTGCTGCGAAAAAGGCTAAGAAAGCTCCATCAGCGAAGAAGGCTTCTGATAAAAAGCGTGGGGGTCCACGTCCGTCGCGTCCCAAAGCTGATACGAAACCCTCGAACCTGATGGATTCAGAGGGTTTTGCACCGATCAAGCGCAAGAAGTAG